A portion of the Edaphobacter lichenicola genome contains these proteins:
- a CDS encoding acyltransferase, with protein MSTYNCISEDVKLGTNVSLSKFINLYGCEIGNDTKIGAFVEIQKNARVGSRCKISSHTFICEGVVIEDNVFIGHGVTFTNDTYPRAVAPNGTLQTEVDWRVERTVIMKGASIGSGVTILSNTSVGENAIVGAGSVVTRDVPPNAIVAGNPAKILRYTEQKTEGQNVHSPQH; from the coding sequence ATGAGCACCTATAACTGCATCTCGGAAGACGTTAAGCTCGGAACCAATGTAAGTCTGTCCAAATTTATCAATCTGTACGGGTGCGAAATCGGAAATGACACAAAGATCGGGGCTTTCGTAGAAATCCAGAAAAATGCTCGAGTCGGCAGTCGCTGCAAAATATCTAGCCACACATTTATCTGCGAAGGTGTCGTTATTGAAGACAACGTCTTCATCGGGCACGGGGTGACTTTCACCAATGATACCTATCCCCGCGCAGTCGCGCCAAATGGAACTCTACAAACCGAAGTCGATTGGCGAGTTGAACGTACAGTGATCATGAAGGGCGCATCAATCGGATCTGGCGTTACGATTCTTTCTAACACAAGCGTCGGAGAAAACGCGATTGTCGGTGCAGGCAGTGTCGTTACCAGAGATGTCCCGCCCAACGCTATCGTCGCTGGCAATCCTGCCAAAATTCTTCGGTACACCGAACAGAAGACAGAAGGTCAAAATGTCCATTCACCACAACACTAA
- a CDS encoding GumC family protein, with amino-acid sequence MAEISDEQSSEGIDIKRYLQIVRRRHMHFLIPLFIGWLIVLGSTWVLPVRYKSSTLILVEQPTMPKNYVEPNVSDDLQTRLQSITQQILSRTRLLLIIDKLHLYDDNRRLLTPDEKVERMRKDIDIVLVRDSHGEQITAFKINYSARNPNIAQQVTGELSNLFISENLKVRQQQSEDTTKFIGSQLETARASLAEQEAKVREFKGQHEGELPSQEASNLQILSGLQAQLQNEEDALNTAKQQHIYLQTLIDQYHALHATSRSADGSPTSLSQIDQELDKLRSKLADLSSRYTDRYPEVESLKDEIAKTEKRRDALKAKGNDTTQYDSAESPQNATQLQLKGQLQANQAEIVNREKGIEELKGRVNSYQDRLNTAPVREQQLADLTRGYDQSKANYDQLLKKQNDSEMATSMEHMQQGERFSVLDPPDLPLKPDFPNRLKFCGIGLGFGIVLGLAVVGLLEFLDDRLHSEKEIKSLLPMGILSEIPEVVSPSDEQRDRRKMVLGWAMAGLVLATILAGSAFSYLHD; translated from the coding sequence ATGGCTGAAATATCTGACGAACAGAGCTCAGAAGGCATAGACATCAAGCGATACTTGCAGATAGTGCGTCGCCGTCATATGCATTTCTTGATTCCGCTATTCATTGGGTGGCTAATAGTGCTGGGGTCCACGTGGGTTTTGCCAGTGCGCTATAAGTCCAGCACGCTGATCCTAGTTGAACAGCCCACGATGCCCAAAAATTATGTCGAGCCAAATGTTAGCGACGATCTGCAGACTCGACTCCAAAGCATCACGCAACAAATTCTTAGCCGCACGCGTCTTCTTCTAATTATTGACAAATTACACCTCTACGACGACAACCGACGCCTACTCACCCCTGACGAAAAAGTCGAGCGCATGCGCAAAGACATCGACATCGTCCTTGTGCGTGATTCTCATGGCGAACAGATCACAGCATTCAAAATCAACTACTCTGCGCGTAACCCCAATATTGCTCAACAAGTGACCGGCGAGCTGAGTAATCTCTTTATCAGCGAAAATCTAAAAGTCCGTCAACAGCAATCCGAAGATACGACCAAATTCATTGGCAGCCAGTTGGAGACTGCACGCGCTAGCTTGGCAGAGCAAGAAGCCAAAGTCCGAGAGTTCAAAGGACAACATGAAGGTGAACTCCCGTCACAAGAAGCTAGCAATCTTCAGATCCTGAGCGGGCTCCAGGCGCAGCTACAGAACGAAGAAGACGCTCTCAATACTGCTAAACAACAGCACATCTATCTCCAAACGCTAATCGATCAGTACCACGCTCTCCACGCAACGTCTCGAAGTGCTGACGGTTCTCCGACAAGTCTGTCGCAGATTGACCAGGAGCTCGACAAATTACGATCGAAATTGGCTGATCTTAGCTCTCGATATACTGATCGCTATCCGGAGGTCGAGAGCCTGAAGGATGAAATCGCGAAGACCGAGAAGAGAAGAGATGCTCTTAAAGCGAAAGGAAATGACACAACACAGTATGACTCAGCCGAGTCTCCACAAAACGCCACGCAACTGCAGCTGAAAGGTCAGCTGCAGGCAAATCAAGCGGAAATCGTGAATCGCGAAAAAGGAATTGAAGAGCTTAAAGGGAGGGTCAACAGCTATCAGGATCGACTGAACACCGCACCCGTGCGCGAGCAGCAGTTGGCTGATCTTACGCGCGGATATGACCAATCTAAGGCCAATTACGACCAACTCTTGAAGAAGCAAAACGACTCTGAGATGGCGACTAGCATGGAACATATGCAACAGGGCGAACGCTTCAGCGTACTGGATCCACCCGACTTACCGTTAAAGCCAGATTTTCCGAATCGTCTCAAGTTTTGTGGCATCGGTCTCGGTTTCGGCATAGTCTTGGGTCTCGCCGTAGTCGGTTTATTGGAGTTCTTGGATGACCGCCTGCATAGCGAAAAAGAAATCAAAAGTCTGCTGCCGATGGGAATACTCTCAGAGATACCAGAAGTGGTGAGTCCATCGGATGAGCAAAGGGATAGAAGAAAAATGGTTTTGGGATGGGCAATGGCCGGACTAGTCTTAGCCACCATTCTGGCGGGTTCTGCGTTCAGCTATTTACACGATTAG
- a CDS encoding ExeA family protein gives MYKAFFHLTRNPFDLTPDPTCFVPTKRHNEALAALYYGIRRHKGFVVLTGEVGTGKTLLLRCLLRLLKESKDVAYAYLFNGRLTPTEFLQYILSDFGLDTAGKNKSDLLFDLGKFLISRGSKKMTTVLIVDEAHHLSADILEEVRLLSNLETEDDKLLQIVLVGQPELDEKLDSVALRQLKQRIAVRTHLGSLDADEARRYIQQRLQIAGVDSNLNPLFSDQTIAAVFRHSRGLPRLINTICDNALVTAYARQLPSVTPDVIADVAKEFRLDVAPSLASEKKMIHEDADIRQAINLLTDLFTSQGRRSLTTDPDLTTAVSIETSKHEPYI, from the coding sequence ATGTATAAAGCCTTCTTCCATCTCACGCGTAACCCATTTGACCTAACGCCTGATCCCACTTGTTTTGTGCCCACGAAACGACATAATGAGGCGCTTGCCGCGCTTTATTATGGAATCCGCCGGCACAAGGGATTTGTCGTACTGACAGGGGAAGTTGGCACCGGTAAAACTCTGCTGCTTCGGTGCTTACTTCGACTATTGAAAGAAAGTAAAGATGTTGCTTACGCATATCTATTCAATGGGCGACTCACTCCTACTGAATTTTTACAGTACATTCTCTCCGACTTCGGACTGGACACAGCAGGAAAAAATAAGAGCGACCTGCTGTTCGATCTAGGCAAGTTCTTGATCTCACGTGGTTCCAAGAAGATGACTACAGTCCTCATCGTCGATGAGGCTCATCATTTGTCCGCAGACATACTCGAGGAAGTCCGCCTCTTATCGAATCTCGAAACAGAAGATGACAAATTGCTGCAAATTGTCTTAGTCGGACAACCTGAACTTGACGAGAAATTAGACTCTGTCGCACTTCGTCAACTCAAACAGAGAATCGCTGTTCGCACCCACCTCGGTTCTCTCGATGCCGACGAGGCAAGACGTTATATCCAACAGCGGTTGCAGATTGCCGGGGTGGACTCAAACCTAAACCCGTTGTTTTCTGACCAAACAATCGCAGCTGTCTTTCGCCATTCGCGCGGACTACCTCGCCTGATCAACACCATCTGTGACAACGCTTTGGTGACCGCATATGCAAGGCAGTTACCAAGTGTAACTCCAGATGTAATTGCAGATGTAGCCAAAGAGTTCCGGCTTGATGTCGCCCCTTCCCTCGCGTCCGAGAAAAAAATGATTCACGAAGATGCAGACATCCGACAAGCCATAAATTTGCTCACTGATCTATTTACTTCTCAGGGGAGAAGATCACTGACGACCGACCCAGATTTGACCACAGCTGTGTCCATTGAAACGAGCAAACATGAGCCATATATTTGA
- a CDS encoding Gfo/Idh/MocA family protein, with translation MNFGVIGYGYWGPNIVRNLTSLEDSEVLAIAEMSPNARKRAQKAYPGINVTPDTMHVISSPKIDAIAIVTPVWTHYELAKAALENGKHVFVEKPFTSNAAQAEELINLAQNKNLTIMVDHTFLFTGAVKKIGQLLDEGTLGKLYYYDATRVNLGLFQHDINVLWDLAPHDLSIMDYLIKASPEAIVATGQKHLNGFEDVAYMTLYFPEKVIAHINVNWLSPVKVRTTLIGGEKRMLVWNDLEADEKIKVYDRGVDITSREGVYDLLVNYRSGDMWAPQLEQIEALRQELSYFVDCISSGQNPSNDGCAGLRVVKMLEAASESLNKRGALVYL, from the coding sequence ATGAACTTTGGTGTCATTGGCTATGGTTATTGGGGACCCAATATTGTCAGGAATCTGACTAGCCTAGAAGACTCTGAGGTGCTCGCTATCGCAGAAATGAGCCCCAACGCGAGAAAGCGCGCGCAAAAGGCCTACCCAGGCATAAATGTGACCCCGGACACGATGCACGTAATTTCATCGCCTAAGATAGACGCCATCGCCATCGTGACTCCAGTGTGGACACACTATGAATTAGCGAAAGCGGCTCTAGAGAACGGCAAGCACGTGTTCGTTGAGAAGCCCTTCACGAGCAACGCCGCGCAAGCAGAAGAGTTGATTAATCTCGCTCAGAACAAAAATCTCACAATTATGGTAGACCATACCTTTCTGTTCACCGGTGCGGTTAAAAAAATTGGACAACTTCTCGACGAGGGAACCCTAGGAAAGCTTTATTACTACGACGCTACTCGGGTCAATCTCGGATTATTTCAGCATGACATCAACGTGCTCTGGGATCTCGCACCTCATGATCTTTCCATCATGGATTACCTTATCAAAGCAAGTCCGGAAGCAATCGTTGCAACAGGTCAGAAGCATCTAAATGGCTTCGAAGATGTCGCGTATATGACGCTCTATTTCCCCGAAAAGGTCATAGCGCACATCAATGTCAACTGGCTCTCACCGGTGAAAGTTAGAACTACGCTGATCGGAGGAGAGAAGCGGATGCTGGTATGGAACGACCTTGAAGCTGACGAGAAAATAAAGGTCTACGACAGAGGAGTAGATATCACTAGCCGCGAGGGCGTGTATGACCTTCTTGTGAATTATCGTTCCGGCGATATGTGGGCACCGCAACTGGAGCAGATCGAGGCTCTACGTCAGGAACTTTCCTATTTTGTCGACTGTATATCGAGTGGTCAGAACCCGTCTAACGATGGATGTGCTGGGCTCCGGGTGGTCAAGATGTTGGAGGCAGCCAGTGAATCGTTGAATAAAAGGGGAGCTCTGGTCTATTTATGA
- a CDS encoding sugar transferase yields MSLLRMDKISKSADPLLEWPSSDAREVLSEEIFKRMIAVERKRTERSKEPFLLMLVEADSHQSSERNGKVLENILSVLLSSIRETDVIGWYKDRATGGVMFTGLTGSDKNSILSVILGKVSTTLRNQLTSDHLSQVSISFHFFPDNWDHDKSGRPSNPSLYPDLSSPDRARHSLLYIKQGMDIVGSALALTLCSPLLLVIALAIKASSKGPVLFRQQRVGQYGQCFTFLKFRSMHINNDNSVHKEYVTKLISGCAEHKPSNGNSKGIYKLTNDKRVTRIGKFLRRTSLDELPQLVNVLIGDMSLVGPRPAIPYEFAAYQTWHRRRVLEVKPGITGLWQVSGRSSVKFDEMVRLDLRYATSWSPWLDFKILMRTPRAVIGGAGAC; encoded by the coding sequence ATGTCTCTGCTACGCATGGATAAAATCTCAAAATCCGCTGATCCTCTACTCGAGTGGCCCTCTTCTGACGCACGCGAGGTCTTGAGTGAAGAGATCTTTAAACGGATGATCGCAGTTGAGCGGAAACGAACTGAACGATCTAAAGAGCCGTTCCTTCTTATGTTGGTAGAAGCTGACAGCCATCAGAGTTCAGAAAGAAATGGAAAGGTACTTGAAAACATTTTATCTGTCCTGTTGTCGTCCATTCGAGAGACTGATGTAATCGGCTGGTATAAAGATCGGGCTACCGGTGGCGTCATGTTCACGGGACTTACCGGAAGCGATAAAAACTCCATCCTGAGCGTAATCCTCGGTAAGGTCAGTACCACGCTAAGAAACCAATTAACGTCAGACCATCTCAGTCAAGTTAGTATCTCCTTCCACTTTTTCCCTGATAACTGGGATCATGACAAATCAGGACGACCCAGCAATCCATCTTTGTATCCAGACCTGTCAAGCCCAGATAGGGCCAGGCATTCCCTTCTTTACATTAAACAAGGCATGGACATCGTTGGCAGTGCATTAGCGCTGACGCTTTGCAGCCCTCTACTTCTAGTTATTGCATTGGCGATTAAGGCTTCATCAAAGGGGCCGGTTCTTTTTAGGCAACAACGGGTCGGTCAGTACGGCCAGTGTTTCACATTTCTGAAATTTAGATCGATGCACATTAATAACGACAACAGCGTTCATAAGGAATATGTCACAAAATTGATTTCAGGATGCGCAGAGCATAAACCCTCGAATGGCAATAGCAAGGGCATATACAAGCTAACGAACGACAAACGAGTCACGAGGATAGGTAAGTTCTTACGTCGAACCAGCTTGGATGAGCTCCCGCAACTGGTGAACGTCCTGATTGGGGACATGTCTCTAGTGGGCCCTCGCCCAGCAATTCCATATGAGTTTGCGGCTTATCAGACGTGGCACCGTCGCCGCGTACTGGAGGTCAAACCCGGTATTACTGGCTTGTGGCAAGTCAGCGGCCGAAGCAGCGTCAAGTTCGACGAAATGGTCCGATTGGATCTGCGATATGCCACTTCATGGTCGCCATGGCTTGACTTCAAGATCCTTATGCGAACTCCCCGCGCAGTAATAGGCGGCGCAGGTGCATGTTAG
- a CDS encoding CpsD/CapB family tyrosine-protein kinase, whose amino-acid sequence MSHIFDALERSEAERSGTDLSGLTGATELLQRAEKLAALKWENSVLLEHLNVEKSETLQTAFPQAAPPQVATIHQIPAATRPWSTDDGLDPFLQFTPLHVSLSPQSRLVSLTDSGCPAAEAFRLLGVRLRHLRRDRLLKKVLITSTIPQEGKSMVAGNLACTLALRAQQRTLLLEGDLRRPSLSQRFGIGRNPGICEYLQGERSLAASIYHLDNPNLWILPAGNAPSNALELLQSGRLSTLMDQLSVWFDWIVIDSPPVLPLADTSVWMRLSDGILLVTRQGTTERRKLQRGLEALEAKKLIGALVNGSENASDSDYYYSSTTISQSDEVSAHL is encoded by the coding sequence ATGAGCCATATATTTGATGCGTTAGAAAGATCGGAAGCAGAGCGTTCCGGGACTGATTTGTCAGGGCTTACTGGAGCGACTGAACTGCTGCAACGCGCAGAAAAACTAGCCGCGTTAAAATGGGAGAACTCCGTTCTTCTTGAACACCTAAATGTCGAAAAGAGCGAGACCCTCCAGACGGCATTTCCGCAAGCCGCGCCCCCACAAGTTGCGACAATACACCAAATTCCAGCCGCAACGAGGCCCTGGTCAACTGATGATGGATTAGATCCTTTTCTTCAGTTCACACCTCTTCACGTATCACTTTCTCCCCAAAGTAGATTGGTATCGCTCACGGATAGCGGATGTCCTGCGGCAGAAGCTTTTCGACTTTTGGGGGTCCGACTGAGGCATCTAAGGCGAGACAGACTGCTCAAGAAGGTGCTGATTACAAGCACGATTCCTCAAGAGGGCAAAAGTATGGTCGCTGGTAACCTGGCGTGCACTCTCGCACTCCGAGCACAGCAAAGGACCTTGCTGCTGGAGGGAGACCTGCGTCGGCCATCTTTATCGCAGAGGTTTGGGATTGGGAGAAATCCCGGAATTTGTGAATATCTACAAGGTGAACGAAGCCTAGCAGCCAGCATTTACCATCTCGATAATCCGAATCTTTGGATCTTGCCGGCAGGAAATGCTCCTAGCAATGCATTAGAACTGCTTCAATCAGGAAGATTATCGACGCTGATGGATCAGCTAAGCGTCTGGTTTGATTGGATAGTAATCGATTCGCCTCCTGTTTTACCTCTAGCAGACACAAGCGTTTGGATGAGGTTGTCCGATGGAATTCTCCTCGTTACGCGTCAAGGAACAACAGAGAGGCGGAAATTACAAAGAGGACTGGAAGCACTAGAAGCCAAGAAGTTGATCGGTGCATTGGTGAATGGTTCCGAGAATGCCTCTGACAGCGACTACTACTACAGTTCTACAACTATTTCACAAAGCGACGAAGTTTCTGCGCATCTATAG